The following are encoded together in the Vanrija pseudolonga chromosome 7, complete sequence genome:
- the mhpA gene encoding 3-(3-hydroxy-phenyl)propionate/3-hydroxycinnamic acid hydroxylase: MPIATKTSPYHQPRQHDRAHVESTPAGSSLPVIVVGAGPSGMATALGLGARGIKVTVLEAGTAASYGSRATCYSRHTQEIADRLGYGDLLASRAVGWVGGRSFYRDREVLHFTMPHEPHSFRPPMVNIGQSEYEEMQLHAVARNPNVTILWGVAVTGVAPDASGVTLTVDTVDGERTLRADRVVAGDGARSKVRNALGLHMSGTAYEGRYVIADIHWKSPLPTQRMVWFDPPSNPGSTVIMHKQPDDIWRIDYQLSPKDDTTEETTREAVIARVTKHLAWLENNGTITKEPWTLEWQGYYKALSVALPEFVHGRVIFTGDAAHLVPIFGVRGLNSGMEDGDVLAWMLAAVINGDADESLLNAYSIERRDAWEQNIGSANKSTLVMTPSSEGYRMTRDALLQVSAVMPEFSHLIDPRQSTATHARRSPLAIKLDTPGLISGDPLEDRRITLDGRDTSLHTARGTAFGVYAVGPIDGSTVAGVAERLQRALPHQSVHTLVLNPGNDGGAAAAWGLAPGQFLIVRPDGIILTRGDQAALGDIEGALSAARKVPGSPAPASPASRGTTPDPVRLTDAQKAREQVWLELSAALDANSAGANSSTGAGADREAFLTRLALVLGADVGPERLADVLAKLSIVQ, encoded by the coding sequence atgccgaTCGCGACCAAGACAAGCCCGTACCACCAGCCCCGGCAGCACGACCGGGCGCACGTCGAGTCGACGCCCGCGGGCTCGAGCCTGCCGGtcattgtcgtcggcgctggtcCTTCCGGaatggcgacggcgctcggcctcggcgcgcgcgggatCAAGGTCACCGTCCTCGAGGCTggcacggccgcgagctacggctcgcgcgcgacctgctACTCGCGGCACACGCAGGAGATTGCCGACCGGCTAGGCTACGGCGACTTgctggcgtcgcgcgcggtcgGGTGGGTCGGCGGGCGCAGCTTCTaccgcgaccgcgaggtGCTGCACTTCACCATGCCGCACGAGCCGCACAGCTTCCGCCCGCCAATGGTCAACATCGGCCAGAGCGAGTACGAGGAGATGCAGCTGCACGCTGTTGCGCGGAATCCAAACGTCACGATCCTGTGGGGCGTGGCCGTCACTGGCGTCGCGCccgacgcgagcggcgtgaCATTGACGGTTGACacggtcgacggcgagcgcacgctgcgcgccgaccgcgtcgtggcgggcgacggcgcgcgcagcaaggtgcgcaacgcgctcggcctgcacaTGAGCGGCACGGCATACGAGGGGCGATATGTCATCGCCGACATTCACTGGAAGTCGCCCCTGCCCACACAGCGCATGGTGTGGTTCGACCCGCCCAGCAACCCCGGCTCAACGGTCATCATGCACAAGCAGCCCGACGACATCTGGCGTATCGACTACCAGCTGAGCCCGAAGGACGATACGACCGAGGAGACgacgcgcgaggcggtgatTGCACGTGTGACCAAGCACCTCGCATGGCTCGAGAACAACGGCACCATCACCAAGGAGCCGTGGACGCTCGAGTGGCAGGGATACTACAAGGCCCTGTCGGTCGCGCTGCCAGAGTTTGTTCACGGGCGCGTCATCTTTaccggcgacgcggcgcacctCGTCCCGATCTTTGGCGTGCGTGGGCTCAACTCGGGCATGGAGGACGGGGACGTGCTCGCGTGGATgctggccgccgtcatcaacggcgacgccgacgagtcgCTCCTCAACGCCTACTCTAtcgagcggcgcgacgcaTGGGAGCAGAACATTGGCAGCGCCAACAAGAGCACGCTGGtcatgacgccgagctcggagGGCTACCGCatgacgcgcgacgcgctgctgcaggTGTCTGCCGTCATGCCAGAGTTCAGCCACCTCATCGACCCGCGCcagtcgacggcgacgcacgcgcggcgctcacCACTCGCCATCAAGCTCGACACGCCGGGCCTCATCTCCGGCGACCCCCTCGAGGACAGGCGGATCACGCTCGACGGGCGCGACACGAGCCTGcacacggcgcgcgggaCCGCGTTTGGCGTGTACGCTGTCGGGCCCATCGACGGTAgcaccgtcgccggcgtcgccgagcggctgcagcgcgccctcccccaccagAGCGTGCACACGCTCGTGCTCAACCCCGGGAATGACGGAGGCGCAGCGGCCGCATGGGGCCTCGCGCCGGGCCAGTTCCTCATCGTCCGACCGGATGGCATCATCCTCACGCGCGGCGACCAGGCCGCCCTGGGTGACATTGAGGGCGCgctctcggcggcgcgcaaggtGCCCGGcagcccagcgccagcatCGCCGGCATCGCGCGGGACTACGCCCGACCCGGTACGCCTCACCGACGCGCAGAAGGCGCGGGAACAGGTCTGGCTCGAGCTGTCGGCCGCACTAGACGCCaacagcgccggcgcgaacAGCAGcactggtgctggtgctgacCGCGAAGCGTTCCTcacccgcctcgcgcttgtgctcggtgccgacgtcggccccgagcgcctcgccgacgtgctcgcaAAGCTGAGCATTGTGCAGTAG
- the SPBC12C2.04_1 gene encoding putative protein produces MVSQPFNVVLLGAGDVNFGTPEGPWCHTTRLERKLGSRLNVVGLVDPFVQRAEERLAVKREAGVEGYDRTEVFPSIEAAGKALIGGRAPALIVAGVQPKIRGSPHAGRDVELQVQRAFGTTPLFVEKPISSSPVPEVRQVSKALGGTLTSVGYMFRYLEVKAVQTIRRLVREHDLQITATVAQYYMAYEHAGSMERHAVYFDLGLEVGPIVEQATHVVDLCVYLAGDAVEGSVHTHTLEVDEGPGALSKLEFSDEIATARHIPRVTTAVWKYASGAVASFVHGVALHDGDYETELVVLADGWKFKLVDPYGVPRLHVRRPGNPQEEITVFKDDDPFFSEMATFIDVIEGVLPRTAILSSYDDAIKTYELTWAIRSDGERKRDERRARAKVNGSPNGNGVA; encoded by the exons ATGGTATCGCAGCCTTTCAACGTtgtgctcctcggcgccggagACGTCAACTTTG GCACGCCCGAGGGCCCTTGGTGTCAT ACGACGAGACTGGAGCG CAAGCTCGGATCCCGCCtcaacgtcgtcggcctggtcgaCCCGTTcgtccagcgcgccgaggagcggcTGGCGGTGAAGCGCGAGGCCGGAGTGGAGGGTTACGACCGCACCGAGGTATTCCCCAGcatcgaggcggccggcaaAGCCTTGATCGGgggtcgcgcgccggc CCTCATCGTCGCAGGCGTGCAGCCCAAGATCCGCGGTTCTCCTCACGCGGGGCGGGATGTCGAGCTCCAGGTCCAGCGTGCGTTCGGGACCACGCCCCTGTTTGTGGAGAAGccaatctcctcctccccggTGCCCGAGGTGCGCCAGGTCTCcaaggccctcggcggcacgctcaCCAGCGTGGGCTACATGTTCCGATACCTTGAGG TCAAAGCCGTGCAGACCATTCGTCGGCTggtgcgcgagcacgacctACAGATCACAGCCACGGTCGCGCAGTACTACATGGCCTA CGAGCACGCAGGCTCGATGGAGCGGCACGCAGTTTACTttgacctcgggctcgaggttGGGC CCATCGTGGAGCAGGCGACGCACGTCGTAGACTTGTGCGTCTACCTCGCGGGCGACGCTGTCGAGGGAAGCGTCCACACGCACACGCTCGAAGTCGACGAAGGGCCCGGGGCGCTCTCCAAGCTCGAGTTCTCGGACGAGATCGCCACTGCACGCCATATTCCGCGGGTCACCACCGCCGTGTGGAAGTACGCCAGCGGGGCCGTGGCCAGCTTTgtgcacggcgtcgcgctgcacgacggcgactacGAGACTGAGCTCGTGGTCCTGGCCGACGGGTGGAAGTTCAAGCTTGTCGACCCCTACGGCGTGCCCCGCCTCCATGTGCGTCGTCCCGGCAACCCGCAGGAAGAGATCACGGTCttcaaggacgacgacccgttCTTCAGCGAGATGGCGACGTTTATCGACGTTATTGAGGGGGTGTTGCCGCGTACCGCTATCCTCTCGAgctacgacgacgcgatcaaGACGTATGAGCTG